Proteins from one Burkholderia oklahomensis C6786 genomic window:
- a CDS encoding kinase — MSIIDNNEDLGVLRFITAGSVDDGKSTLIGRLLYDSKAVLSDQLSALSRAKNKRTVGDELDLAPGRHEDAAPDLDAIARARAADRLSADADGNAGRNAERPFAKPGRPPPGRAHSPARRLFSVGNAPATFGELVQGREPVSGDDFLITLPITLTSTARFCRFRHSDRLYVFPASKRKSLKAATLFFDRFGIRTGGVLQICSDVSEGKGLASSSSDIVATLRALAVCFEIPLSPDDMCAIIREIEPTDGVMFDESVAFFHRRVELGKVMGKLPKICILAIDEGGTIDTVEYNGHRFEFSRDEADQYAALLADVDAAISRSDVRQIGRAATLSAQMHQKRNPKRTLRQLEALMREVGADGIVNCHSGTFIGLCFDASHPDALDTIAHAERTLRDALRQPISRFFTR; from the coding sequence ATGAGCATCATCGACAACAACGAAGACCTCGGCGTGCTGCGCTTCATCACGGCGGGCAGCGTCGACGACGGCAAGAGCACGCTGATCGGGCGGCTGCTGTACGACAGCAAGGCGGTGCTGTCCGACCAGCTGTCCGCGCTGTCGCGCGCAAAGAACAAGCGCACGGTCGGCGACGAGCTCGACCTCGCGCCGGGCCGCCACGAGGATGCGGCGCCGGACCTCGATGCGATTGCTCGCGCACGCGCGGCGGACCGGCTTTCGGCGGACGCCGACGGCAATGCCGGGCGCAACGCCGAGCGGCCGTTCGCCAAGCCTGGAAGGCCGCCGCCGGGACGCGCGCATTCGCCGGCCAGGCGCCTCTTCTCGGTCGGCAACGCCCCGGCCACGTTCGGCGAACTGGTGCAGGGGCGCGAACCGGTGTCCGGAGACGATTTTCTGATCACGCTTCCGATTACGTTGACGTCGACCGCCCGATTCTGCCGCTTCCGGCATTCCGATCGCCTGTATGTTTTCCCTGCGAGCAAGAGGAAATCGCTGAAGGCGGCCACGCTTTTTTTCGATCGATTCGGCATCCGAACGGGCGGCGTCCTGCAGATCTGCAGCGACGTGTCCGAGGGCAAGGGGCTCGCGAGCTCGTCCTCCGACATCGTCGCGACGCTGCGCGCGCTCGCCGTGTGCTTCGAGATTCCGCTTTCGCCCGACGACATGTGCGCGATCATCCGCGAGATCGAGCCGACCGACGGCGTGATGTTCGACGAATCGGTCGCGTTCTTCCATCGCAGGGTCGAGCTCGGCAAGGTGATGGGCAAGCTGCCGAAAATCTGCATCCTCGCGATCGACGAAGGCGGCACGATCGATACCGTCGAGTACAACGGCCATCGCTTCGAATTCTCCCGCGACGAAGCGGACCAGTATGCGGCGCTCCTCGCCGACGTCGACGCGGCGATCTCGCGCAGCGACGTCCGGCAAATCGGGCGCGCCGCGACGCTCAGCGCGCAAATGCACCAGAAGCGCAACCCGAAGCGGACGCTGCGGCAGCTCGAAGCGCTGATGCGCGAAGTCGGCGCGGACGGCATCGTCAACTGCCACAGCGGCACCTTCATCGGCCTGTGCTTCGATGCGTCGCATCCCGACGCGCTCGACACGATCGCGCACGCCGAGCGCACGCTGCGCGACGCGCTTCGCCAACCCATCTCGCGATTCTTCACCAGGTGA
- the cysD gene encoding sulfate adenylyltransferase subunit CysD — protein sequence MNASLEPSAFAPPAGASSGRMGHLDWLEAESIHILRELVAECSKPALLFSGGKDSVVVLHLALKAFGLGANRRTSLPFPLVHIDTGHNYDEVIDFRDRRAKEIGAELVVGHVEDSIKRGTVVLRRETDSRNAAQAVTLLETIEAHGYTAMIGGARRDEEKARAKERIFSFRDEFGQWDPKAQRPELWSLFNARLHRGEHLRVFPISNWTELDVWQYIAREKLELPSIYYAHRREIVRRNGLLVPVTPLTPMREGETGETALVRFRTVGDISCTCPVESDADDVEKIIAETAVTGITERGATRMDDQTSEAAMEQRKKQGYF from the coding sequence ATGAATGCCTCGCTCGAACCGTCCGCTTTTGCCCCGCCCGCCGGCGCGTCGTCCGGCCGGATGGGCCATCTCGACTGGCTCGAAGCCGAGTCGATCCACATCCTGCGCGAGCTCGTCGCCGAGTGCAGCAAGCCCGCGCTGCTGTTCTCGGGCGGCAAGGATTCGGTCGTCGTGCTGCATCTCGCGCTGAAGGCGTTCGGGCTCGGCGCGAACCGCAGGACGTCGCTGCCGTTCCCGCTCGTGCACATCGACACGGGCCACAACTACGACGAGGTGATCGACTTCCGCGACCGCCGCGCGAAGGAAATCGGCGCGGAACTCGTCGTCGGCCACGTCGAGGATTCGATCAAGCGCGGCACCGTCGTGCTGCGCCGCGAGACCGATTCGCGCAACGCCGCGCAGGCGGTCACGCTGCTCGAGACGATCGAGGCGCACGGCTACACCGCGATGATCGGCGGCGCGCGGCGCGACGAGGAGAAGGCGCGCGCGAAGGAGCGGATCTTCTCTTTCCGCGACGAATTCGGCCAGTGGGACCCGAAGGCGCAGCGCCCGGAATTGTGGAGCCTGTTCAACGCGCGCCTGCACCGCGGCGAGCACCTGCGCGTGTTCCCGATCTCGAACTGGACCGAGCTCGACGTATGGCAGTACATCGCGCGCGAGAAGCTCGAGCTGCCGTCGATCTACTACGCGCACCGCCGCGAGATCGTGCGGCGCAACGGCCTGCTCGTGCCCGTCACGCCGCTTACGCCGATGCGCGAGGGCGAGACGGGCGAGACGGCGCTCGTACGTTTCCGCACGGTCGGCGACATCTCGTGCACGTGCCCGGTCGAGAGCGACGCGGACGACGTCGAGAAGATCATCGCGGAGACGGCGGTGACCGGGATCACGGAGCGCGGCGCGACGCGGATGGACGACCAGACGTCCGAGGCCGCGATGGAGCAGCGCAAGAAGCAGGGCTATTTCTGA